One stretch of Mangifera indica cultivar Alphonso chromosome 9, CATAS_Mindica_2.1, whole genome shotgun sequence DNA includes these proteins:
- the LOC123226181 gene encoding probable calcium-binding protein CML45: MEKSSSSSSADKNTHQSFFSFVFVPCVIVSLFERFFTLVHGVHNLLSGFLFSLFKLHSCHAETCNDLKSRDSADSRSYCFQEKQDDGEGDDDGSLLREEVEMVMKNLTLFCGPGGEELPGKMGSREFSGLFEEKEPSFEEVKEAFDVYDQNKDGFIDERELQRVFRLLGMKEGFELENCRKMIGKFDENGDGMIDFKEFVKFMEKSFVEL, translated from the coding sequence ATGGagaaatcatcatcatcatcttcagcTGACAAAAATACCCACCagtctttcttttcctttgtctTTGTTCCTTGCgttattgtttcattatttgaaagatttttcacTTTGGTCCACGGGGTCCATAATTTATTGTCAGgattcttgttttctttgttcAAGCTTCATTCTTGCCATGCAGAAACTTGCAACGATCTCAAGAGCCGAGATTCTGCCGATTCCCGTAGTTATTGCTTCCAGGAGAAGCAAGATGACGGTGAAGGTGATGATGATGGAAGCCTGTTAAGAGAAGAAGTTGAGATGGTGATGAAAAACCTGACACTTTTTTGCGGCCCTGGAGGGGAGGAGCTGCCAGGAAAAATGGGTTCCAGGGAGTTTTCCGGCTTGTTTGAGGAGAAGGAACCGAGCTTCGAGGAAGTTAAGGAGGCGTTTGATGTTTATGATCAAAACAAAGATGGGTTCATTGATGAGAGGGAATTGCAGAGAGTTTTTCGATTGTTGGGAATGAAAGAAGGATTTGAGCTGGAAAATTGCAGAAAAATGATTggaaaatttgatgaaaatggaGATGGAATGATTGATTTCAAAGAATTTGTAAAGTTTATGGAGAAAAGCTTTgttgaattgtaa
- the LOC123226124 gene encoding cyclic dof factor 2-like, whose protein sequence is MVEPKDQGIKLFGRTIPLPEVSSAAPAGGSFDESIERDPSCSVGSSLEEDKNRDYMEEEERVCEKDLPGEKPTETKQEDGSPPVYSEESSNPDATAEMIENHKTPSDEKENTTSETSKIEEDHSEPSTSQEKTLKKPDKIVPCPRCNSMDTKFCYYNNYNVNQPRHFCKNCQRYWTAGGTMRNVPVGAGRRKSKNSATHYRHITVSEALQNGRTDVPNGVHHPALKTNGTVLTFGSDTPLCESMASVLNIADKTMRNCSQNGFHKPEESQIQLTYGSGENGDAHSNGSSMTVSNSKDEASKIAPQEAAMLNGQGFPPQVLCYPVPPWPYPWTSAQWTSPAPPPAFCPPGFPMPFYPAAAYWGTIPGPCWIPQPSSPKTPSSGPNSPTLGKHSRDENMVKQSNSGEEEPHKENNAEKCLWIPKTLRIDDPGEAAKSSIWRTLGIKNDKTDSIGGGGLFKAFQPKGKGKNHVAETSLVLKANPAALSRSLNFQELS, encoded by the exons ATGGTGGAGCCGAAAGACCAGGGGATCAAGCTCTTTGGGAGGACGATTCCTCTGCCTGAGGTGTCCTCGGCTGCTCCTGCCGGTGGTTCTTTTGACGAGAGTATCGAACGGGATCCGTCCTGTTCGGTGGGTTCTTCGCTGGAGGAGGATAAGAACAGAGATTatatggaagaagaagaaagagtgtGTGAAAAG GATCTACCGGGGGAAAAGCCTACTGAGACTAAACAGGAGGATGGATCCCCGCCAGTGTATTCTGAAGAGTCTTCAAATCCAGATGCAACTGCGGAGATGATTGAGAACCATAAAACACCATCTGATGAGAAGGAGAACACTACTTCAGAAACTTCAAAGATAGAAGAAGACCATAGTGAGCCTAGTACTTCACAAGAGAAGACTTTGAAGAAACCTGACAAGATTGTTCCATGCCCACGTTGTAATAGTATGGACACTAAGTTCTGCTACTACAACAATTACAATGTTAATCAACCACGACACTTCTGCAAGAACTGCCAGAGATACTGGACAGCAGGTGGGACAATGAGAAATGTACCTGTAGGTGCTGGACGTAGAAAGAGCAAGAACTCAGCTACACACTACCGTCACATAACTGTGTCTGAAGCACTGCAAAATGGTCGAACTGATGTTCCTAATGGAGTCCACCATCCTGCATTAAAAACTAATGGTACTGTACTCACCTTTGGCTCAGACACACCTCTTTGTGAATCAATGGCTTCTGTTTTAAACATTGCTGATAAAACAATGAGAAATTGCTCTCAAAATGGCTTTCATAAACCGGAGGAGTCACAAATTCAACTTACTTATGGAAGTGGAGAGAATGGAGATGCTCATTCGAATGGATCTTCAATGACAGTTTCAAATTCAAAGGATGAGGCAAGCAAAATTGCACCACAAGAGGCGGCTATGCTGAATGGTCAAGGCTTCCCACCTCAAGTGCTATGTTATCCTGTGCCTCCATGGCCTTACCCATGGACTTCAGCTCAGTGGACCTCTCCAGCTCCCCCGCCTGCATTCTGTCCTCCAGGTTTTCCAATGCCATTCTACCCTGCAGCAGCTTACTGGGGTACCATACCTGGTCCTTGTTGGATTCCTCAACCATCTTCTCCCAAAACTCCCAGTTCAGGTCCTAACTCTCCAACTTTGGGGAAGCATTCAAGGGATGAGAACATGGTAAAACAAAGCAACTCTGGAGAAGAGGAACcacataaagaaaataatgctGAGAAATGTCTTTGGATTCCAAAAACATTGAGGATTGATGATCCGGGAGAAGCTGCAAAGAGCTCTATTTGGAGAACGCTGGGGATTAAGAATGATAAGACTGATTCCATTGGTGGGGGAGGACTCTTTAAGGCATTCCAACCAAAGGGCAAAGGAAAGAATCATGTAGCAGAAACCTCTCTGGTCTTAAAAGCCAATCCAGCTGCATTATCTAGGTCACTAAATTTCCAAGAGCTCTCATAA
- the LOC123226165 gene encoding myb-like protein AA yields MTASSDIYSTTTTCLNNSSMEVFSHMGSLHAAPTTTNSEKNSLSNLEDSDGFEENTYNLSEDHHVVKEMHSGGQSKSSSRGHWRPAEDTKLKELVAFYGPQNWNLIAKKLQGRSGKSCRLRWFNQLDPKIDKRAFSEDEEERLMAAHRVYGNKWAMISRLFPGRTDNAVKNHWHVVMARKFREQSSAYRRRKLSQAAVHNTDQNCAQNMSNVSFINPAKSLDSFAPPIAAGGGDLFLGSTSSCNNFNFLPLHDDQNQRPNFAACGNQKPPFGYNGDYMSLGLEQDSSSFNIFKPYTVDNNFPMQQSNYQHHSAAFSETMASASAASPVSITEPSSSSLSLADTTATSHFETNISPPFIDFLGIGAAS; encoded by the exons ATGACAGCCAGCTCCGATATTTATTCCACTACTACTACTTGCCTCAATAACTCATCAATGGAGGTGTTTTCCCACATGGGTTCTCTCCATGCTGCTCCAACTACTACAAATTCTGAGAAAAATAGTCTTAGTAACCTAGAAGATTCTGATGGGTTTGAAGAAAACACTTATAACTTGAGTGAGGATCATCatgttgtgaaagaaatgcatAGTGGTGGGCAGTCAAAGAGTAGTTCCAGAGGGCATTGGAGACCTGCAGAGGACACTAAACTCAAGGAGCTTGTTGCATTTTATGGTCCTCAAAACTGGAACCTTATAGCTAAGAAGTTGCAAGGGAGATCTG GTAAAAGTTGCAGATTGAGGTGGTTTAATCAGTTGGATCCGAAGATCGACAAAAGAGCTTTCAGTGAAGATGAGGAAGAGAGACTAATGGCGGCTCATAGAGTTTATGGCAACAAATGGGCTATGATTTCGAGGCTTTTCCCTGGTAGAACTGATAATGCAGTTAAAAATCACTGGCATGTTGTAATGGCGAGGAAGTTTAGAGAACAATCCAGCGCTTATAGGAGGAGAAAACTGAGCCAAGCTGCTGTTCATAATACTGACCAAAACTGTGCTCAAAATATGAGCAATGTCAGCTTCATAAATCCAGCAAAAAGTCTCGACTCATTTGCACCTCCCATTGCTGCTGGTGGTGGAGATTTGTTTCTTGGATCTACAAGCAGCTGCAATAACTTTAACTTTCTCCCTCTTCATGATGATCAAAATCAAAGACCTAATTTTGCAGCTTGTGGAAATCAGAAACCTCCTTTTG gttACAATGGAGATTACATGAGTTTAGGCCTGGAACAAGACAGCTCAAGCTTCAATATTTTCAAGCCTTATACCGTAGACAATAATTTTCCAATGCAACAATCAAACTACCAGCACCATTCTGCAGCTTTCTCAGAGACTATGGCATCGGCATCGGCGGCATCTCCAGTCTCAATCACTGAGCCATCATCTTCATCACTGTCACTTGCAGATACCACAGCAACCAGCCATTTTGAGACTAACATTTCACCACCATTTATAGATTTTCTTGGCATTGGAGCCGCTTCATGA